From Methylococcus capsulatus:
CAACCTGGAGGTCGTGCATGCCTTGCGGCGGCGTATCCGGATCCAGGCGCCGGCGCTGCGAAAGGATCCGGAGCGTTGCTACCTCTTGCAGATTCTCCTGCTAAAACACGCCGGGATACGGTCCGTGCGAGTGGTGGCGGATCTCGGTTCGGTGGCGATCCGCTTCAACCCGGAACAGCTGCCGCGCGCGAACCTGCTGCAGGTGGCGGATCACCTGATCGCCAGCCTGGGCCGCCGCAAACAGACTCTGGAAACGCCAGCCAGCACAGTCGGTGACGGGCCGGTACGCGAATGGCAGTTCGGGATCGAAGGGATGACCTGCGTGTCCTGTGCCTTGCTTATCGAAATGATGCTGAAGCGGCAGCCGGGTATCCGTGACGTTTCCGTCAATTTCGCTACGGAAACCGCCACCGTCCGGGCCGCTCTCAGCCGCGACGCCGTGATGGCGGCTATCGCGCGGATCGGCTATCGCGCCCAGGCGGCCGACAGCATCGTTCAACGCAAGCTCATGGCCGCGCGGGAAGCCGAACGTCTCCGTAAGGCGCGACGCCAGGCCCTGGTGTCGGCCCTCCTCAGCACCCCGGTCCTAGTGCTCGGGATGGTAATGCCGCACGGGCGGGTATGGGCCTGGTTGAGCGCCCTCCTCACCACGCCAGTAGTGCTCGGCAGTGGCCGCTCGTTTTTCTCCAAGGCATGGAAACTCGCCGGTCAGGGCACAGCCAACATGGATTCCCTGGTCGCGCTGGGCGTCGGCGCGGCTTACGGTTCCAGCATCGTAGCCTTGCTGACGCGGCGGGGCGAGCTCTATTTCGAGGCTGCGGCCGCCATCGTCAGCTTCGTGCTGTACGGGCGTTACCTTGAAGAGACCAGCCGCGGGCGCGCTCATGAAGCGATCCGGCGCCTTCTCGATCTGCAGCCGGCCACCGCCACGCTCCTGCGGGACGGCAAGGAGTTCGAGGTGCCGGTCGAATCTTTGAAGGTGGGTGACACCGTGCGGGTGCGTCCTGGTGAGCTTTTACCCTCCGATGGCGAGATCCTCGCCGGCACCTCCGGGATCGACGAATCCATGGTGACGGGTGAAAGCGTTCCCGTCATCAAACGGCCCGGCGACCGCGTGATCGGCGGCTGTGTCAACGGCACCGGGGCGCTCCAGGTCAGGGTGACGGCCGTGGGGGAGGACACCGTGCTGGCCGGGATCATCCATATGGTGGGGCAGGCGCAGTCGTCGAAGCTTCCGATCCAGAAGACCGTGGACCGGGTTTCGGCGGTGTTCGTGCCAACCGTCCTGGTGATTTCCGCCGGCACATTTCTCGGCTGGGTCTGGCTCGGCGCTCCGGCGGCACGGGCATTCGCCAATGCCATCGCGGTACTGCTCATCGCCTGTCCCTGTGCCCTGGGTCTGGCGACGCCGGCGGCGATCATGGTCGGCACCGGGCAGGCCGCCCGTAAGGGCATCTACATCCGCAATGGCGAAAGCCTGGAAATGGCGTCGAAACTTACCGCCATCGTGTTCGACAAGACCGGTACCATCACGGAAGGTAAGCCGGAAGTCACCGACCTCATCCGGTTTGCGCGGTTGGGAGAGCCCCGTTTGCTGAGCCTGGCTGCGGCGGCGGAAATCGACTCCGAGCATTTTCTGGCGAGGGCCATCGTCCGCAAGGCGCAGGCGGCCGGAGCCGAGCCCCTGGTTTCACACGCCTTCGACAGCGTGCCCGGACGAGGCATCCGCGCCCGGGTGGATCGCCGCGATGTGCTGATAGGCAATGCCGAATGGTTGGAGGAGGCCGGCGTCGATCTTGCTCCGGCACTGGAGCCGGCCGCGAACCTGGCCGGGCAGGGCAAGACCCCGGTTTTCATGGCGTTGGACGGCAAGCTCGCGGCGGTGTTCGGCATTGCGGACAGGCCCCGGGAACATGCGCGGGCCGCCATCGAAAGACTGCAGAATCTGAACGTCCGCACCCTGATGGTGACCGGCGACGTGGAAGCGGCCGCCCAGCATGTCGCGCAGCAGGTGGGCATCGCGGAAGTGACCGCCCGTGCCCGCCCGGAGCAGAAGCTGGAGATCATCCGCGCCCTGCAGGAACAAGGGGAGCGGGTGGGGATGATCGGCGACGGTGTGAACGACGCCCCCGCGCTGGCCGCCGCAGACGTCAGCTTCGCCATAGGCAGCGGTACCGATGTGGCGATGCAGACCGCCGACATGATCATCAGCCAGGGCGACATCAGCCGGGTGGCGGACGGCATGGCACTCAGCCAATTCACGCTGCGGGTCGTTCATCAGAATCTCGCCTGGGCCTTCGGTTACAACACGATCGCCATTCCGCTCGCGGTCATGGGGCGGCTGAGTCCCATGATCGCTGCGGGCGCCATGGCTTTCAGTTCCGTTTCGGTAGTGTTGAATTCCCTGCGGCTGCAGCGGCGTTAGGCATCTCCCGTTTCCACCGGAAGATTTTTCCCGGCCGTTCATCCTTATCGTTTTTCAAAAGCAACGCCTGCATCGAAGGTGGGGCCCCAAGCCCTTATCCCGTTCAAAACTGATTCGGGAACTGTGGGTCTTATGGTATATTTTGTTGCAAATATGCCTATGGTGAGGAATCACATGTTCTTACGAATGCTTGGCGCTCTGGCGGTGGCCTTGATACTGTCGGCGGGAAGAGTCGCCACCGCTGATACGGGTACGGAAGCCGCTCGCTTGGTGGTGGACAAATTGAACGGCGCGCTCATT
This genomic window contains:
- a CDS encoding heavy metal translocating P-type ATPase, which encodes MSDTAGPEIAMLRGAAAPFAHAWPNLEVVHALRRRIRIQAPALRKDPERCYLLQILLLKHAGIRSVRVVADLGSVAIRFNPEQLPRANLLQVADHLIASLGRRKQTLETPASTVGDGPVREWQFGIEGMTCVSCALLIEMMLKRQPGIRDVSVNFATETATVRAALSRDAVMAAIARIGYRAQAADSIVQRKLMAAREAERLRKARRQALVSALLSTPVLVLGMVMPHGRVWAWLSALLTTPVVLGSGRSFFSKAWKLAGQGTANMDSLVALGVGAAYGSSIVALLTRRGELYFEAAAAIVSFVLYGRYLEETSRGRAHEAIRRLLDLQPATATLLRDGKEFEVPVESLKVGDTVRVRPGELLPSDGEILAGTSGIDESMVTGESVPVIKRPGDRVIGGCVNGTGALQVRVTAVGEDTVLAGIIHMVGQAQSSKLPIQKTVDRVSAVFVPTVLVISAGTFLGWVWLGAPAARAFANAIAVLLIACPCALGLATPAAIMVGTGQAARKGIYIRNGESLEMASKLTAIVFDKTGTITEGKPEVTDLIRFARLGEPRLLSLAAAAEIDSEHFLARAIVRKAQAAGAEPLVSHAFDSVPGRGIRARVDRRDVLIGNAEWLEEAGVDLAPALEPAANLAGQGKTPVFMALDGKLAAVFGIADRPREHARAAIERLQNLNVRTLMVTGDVEAAAQHVAQQVGIAEVTARARPEQKLEIIRALQEQGERVGMIGDGVNDAPALAAADVSFAIGSGTDVAMQTADMIISQGDISRVADGMALSQFTLRVVHQNLAWAFGYNTIAIPLAVMGRLSPMIAAGAMAFSSVSVVLNSLRLQRR